In the Podospora bellae-mahoneyi strain CBS 112042 chromosome 4, whole genome shotgun sequence genome, one interval contains:
- a CDS encoding hypothetical protein (EggNog:ENOG503P0JP; COG:S): protein MLDISPITSLPGLKKPPKHHILAPILNPATSPGSTWSSFFPSLSFGGPSQEEVTHKGHISTLDKKKQVDQKREIIGFQNPWPSWHKPTKSEMLASFQWGPDTDPCIPLAASYALPARQISPISQPSYSDLSNPESAASKAARLLTVQKPDFTPCPVGKKAKVTWLGHASMLLQLSSGVSVVFDPIFSQRCFPSEYFGPIRTYQPPCQVGDLPRIDAVLISHNHYDHLDQESVMGIWENNKDRVRFFVPLGIGKMMVDLWGLPKERVVEMDWWDNVTLTGLAQESVKVWCTPAQHNCWRSGSGKSGEPNGSLWASWMVEDLQSGDGEELYRVFFGGDTGYQFHTDPAWPPLPPTNWKRGDPLPPAEKEKPEDYPPCPAFKEISDNIGPPDLLLLPISVGASFAYLRSFTTWMPDWGNPMPRHTQGVTGANHMPPWDAVRVFKEMTEGGKGKAVAVGLHWGTFATEPEEVLKTLGGLEWACERQGVGFGRGWDGKHDEGVEDKVFLAVNQGESILV from the coding sequence ATGCTCGACATCAGCCCCATAACCAGCCTCCCTGGGCTAAAAAAACCGCCAAAACACCACATCCTCGCCCCAATACTCAACCCGGCCACAAGCCCCGGCTCAACATGGTCCTCATTCTTCCCCTCACTCTCCTTCGGCGGCCCATCCCAGGAAGAGGTCACCCATAAAGGCCACATCTCAACTCTcgacaaaaagaaacaagtCGACCAAAAGCGCGAGATCATCGGCTTCCAAAACCCCTGGCCCTCGTGGCACAAGCCCACCAAGTCGGAGATGCTCGCCAGTTTTCAGTGGGGTCCTGACACAGATCCTTGCATCCCTCTCGCGGCTTCGTACGCTCTTCCCGCCAGACAAATCTCGCCGATATCACAGCCGAGCTATAGTGATCTCTCCAACCCTGAGTCTGCCGCGTCAAAGGCTGCAAGACTGCTTACGGTGCAGAAGCCTGATTTTACGCCTTGTCCGGTTGGGAAGAAGGCAAAGGTTACTTGGTTGGGACATGCCTCGATGCTGCTACAGCTTTCATCTGGTGTTAGCGTTGTGTTTGATCCCATTTTCTCCCAGCGGTGTTTCCCAAGCGAGTACTTTGGGCCGATTCGGACGTACCAACCGCCGTGTCAAGTGGGGGATTTACCTCGGATTGATGCAGTATTGATTAGTCATAACCACTATGACCATCTTGATCAAGAGTCTGTCATGGGGATTTGGGAAAATAACAAGGACAGGGTGAGGTTTTTTGTGCCGTTAGGGATAGGAAAGATGATGGTTGATTTGTGGGGTTTGccgaaggagagggtggtggagatggattGGTGGGATAATGTCACGTTGACGGGATTGGCGCAGGAGAGTGTGAAGGTCTGGTGCACACCCGCACAGCACAACTGTTGGAGATCAGGGAGCGGCAAGTCTGGGGAACCGAATGGGAGCTTGTGGGCTAgttggatggtggaggaccTCCAATCtggagacggggaggagctgTATAGGGTGTTCTTTGGGGGTGATACCGGATATCAGTTCCACACCGATCCTGCCTGGCCACCTTTGCCACCGACGAATTGGAAGAGGGGTGATCCGCTACCGCCAgcagaaaaggaaaaaccAGAGGATTACCCACCATGTCCAGCATTCAAAGAGATTAGCGATAACATCGGCCCGCCAGATCTTCTACTCTTGCCTATCAGTGTTGGCGCATCGTTTGCTTATCTGAGAAGCTTTACAACGTGGATGCCGGACTGGGGCAATCCTATGCCGAGGCATACACAGGGTGTGACTGGGGCAAACCATATGCCTCCTTGGGATGCAGTACGGGTGTTCAAGGAGATGACTGAGGGCGGGAAAGGGAaagcggtggcggtgggatTGCATTGGGGGACATTTGCTACCGAGCCagaggaggtgttgaagacTCTGGGCGGCTTGGAATGGGCGTGTGAGAGACAGGGagttgggtttgggagagggtgggatGGCAAACATGATGAAGGCGTTGAGGACAAGGTGTTTCTAGCGGTGAATCAGGGGGAGAGTATTTTGGTTTGA
- a CDS encoding hypothetical protein (EggNog:ENOG503P3E7; COG:S), whose amino-acid sequence MGDATSTNTSAQSNGKDNGKLSDLHQPTTFITGHNSSGQAIVQSYNPFQWRPYENNNLAFAVPYTTSRCPPDLNNDTDLKLHQSLISTPDKLGLVNPKGTVLRCVDFAPGYACGMHRTQSLDYGIVMEGEVDMVLDSGERYSLKRGDVAIQRATQHQWVNKSDTKWARMMFVLQDCEPLVVGGKQMGEDLGTISGVPPSNN is encoded by the coding sequence ATGGGTGACGCCAcatccaccaacacctccgcCCAGTCCAACGGCAAAGACAACGGCAAGCTCTCCGatctccaccaaccaaccaccttcATCACCGGCCACAACTCCTCCGGTCAAGCCATCGTCCAATCTTACAACCCCTTCCAATGGCGCCCCTAcgaaaacaacaacctcgcctttGCGGTCCCCTACACAACCTCCCGCTGCCCTCCCGATCTGAACAATGACACTGATCTCAAGCTCCACCAGTCATTGATCTCAACCCCTGATAAGCTCGGGTTGGTGAACCCCAAGGGCACTGTCCTCCGGTGTGTCGACTTTGCCCCTGGTTATGCCTGCGGTATGCATCGCACCCAGAGCTTGGATTATGGCATCGTgatggaaggggaggtggacatGGTGCTGGATAGTGGGGAGCGGTACAGCTTGAAGAGGGGAGATGTGGCGATCCAGCGGGCTACGCAACATCAGTGGGTCAATAAAAGTGATACCAAgtgggcgaggatgatgtttGTATTGCAGGATTGTGAGCCGCTTGTTGTGGGGGGGAAGCagatgggggaggatttggggaCGATCTCGGGGGTGCCGCCGAGTAACAATTAG
- a CDS encoding hypothetical protein (EggNog:ENOG503PBSP; COG:H), whose product MQPDTLSSTEKTLFVTLKARQLLGDSLAAAVVEQIDYDFDRLQVGSLVAGVIGLRSALFDKWIRDFLTRHSHANVIHLACGLDTRPHRISWGDSVRWIDVDLPDVVDLRRESMPEPSRANQYSLMAGSALDPAFIQSLQNDRPTIIVIEGLVPYLTTSEGEAMIANLCGHFKTGELIFDITNWYTTLIERLVGSIKHTKAKLRWTSDKPKNLERVHPGLTLLKAHPLCTLDGVRNLPLGGRIFLWLQSLIPFTRYSAQYLRLAF is encoded by the coding sequence ATGCAGCCCGACACGCTAAGCAGCACGGAAAAGACGCTTTTCGTCACTCTAAAGGCTCGACAACTTCTAGGTGACAGCTTGGCAGCAGCTGTCGTCGAGCAGATCGATTACGACTTCGATAGACTTCAAGTTGGTTCCCTTGTTGCTGGCGTCATAGGCCTTCGGTCAGCGCTGTTTGACAAATGGATACGCGACTTTCTCACCCGACACTCTCATGCCAACGTCATCCACTTAGCTTGCGGGCTCGACACTCGCCCACACCGGATTTCATGGGGCGACAGCGTTCGTTGGATTGACGTCGATCTCCCAGATGTTGTAGATTTACGGCGGGAGTCCATGCCAGAACCGTCGAGGGCCAACCAATACAGCCTCATGGCAGGCTCTGCCCTCGATCCGGCCTTTATACAGTCCCTCCAAAATGACCGGCCAACCATTATTGTCATCGAGGGTCTCGTGCCGTATCTCACCACCTCAGAGGGCGAGGCCATGATTGCCAATTTGTGTGGCCATTTCAAGACGGGGGAGCTGATATTTGACATTACCAACTGGTACACAACCCTTATCGAGAGACTCGTCGGCTCCATCAAGCACACTAAGGCGAAGCTGAGGTGGACGTCTGACAAGCCGAAGAATCTGGAGAGGGTTCATCCGGGCTTAACATTGCTCAAGGCTCATCCCTTGTGCACCCTCGATGGTGTCAGGAATCTGCCATTGGGTGGTCGGATTTTCTTGTGGTTGCAATCTCTGATTCCTTTCACAAGATACAGCGCTCAGTATTTGCGACTCGCATTTTAA
- a CDS encoding hypothetical protein (EggNog:ENOG50KOG2029; COG:O): protein MSFGHHKLVVRLLMHWGMLQATYTLAIYPEGIRPRTSVDIIAVHDFDETPEDAWVMPVERLLSPGRPDGERDRTASPGPQRIKLIDKKGKGPELVNPSDGNPKLDAKLRAPGKDFKGRGRSLEPSMRSSSEFDMRGRPRAVNWIRDFIPNDITDSRVLSFSYSSPTFVKKTGSWAEYVENAAKALLERIVGSRQLFFQRGVPIVFIGSGFGGIVIQKAIALAAKHNDTASLSLDDIFQVIFLDTSFPEPDEPQTPDRFKSWFPKNTNVRMSRILLEIETRDKESELVEDVWNEYQGSQKELARGLETTWLYSQARVQQGDPDNMSLCKDEDEYRASINGVTFTSVAIYRHRRLARMGDTQDYIYQTILAKMQSAILYQAIKSRNVELVENILDSKPRLIYKTESGRNPLHIACLMEPPSDTIVTLLINERPNDTTEPDDGGSTPLHHAVFKAWYNEPEEGRERSEYSGVIRYLMRNMQREDLDLHDNEGRSPWDWICEDSTEYSCGCNGSECAATWIRELRENLEPIRGPAITQDYDLPTEPTPPTPDSSQYIASFVAEGTVSEFYHTTNKKTKRVEEQINLKTTSVYDMVYDANKRCARTLESSRRKGKDKDFRCRWILLPANNASSLLTPP from the exons ATGAGTTTCGGTCATCATAAACTCGTCGTGCGTCTGCTAATGCACTGGGGCATGCTCCAGGCCACCTATACGTTGGCTATTTACCCAGAAGGAATTCGCCCTAGAACTTCGGTCGACATCATTGCCGTCCATGACTTTGACGAGACGCCAGAGGATGCTTGGGTGATGCCTGTCGAACGTCTCCTGAGCCCTGGGAGACCGGATGGCGAACGCGACAGGACCGCTTCCCCTGGACCTCAACGTATAAAGCTGATTGACAAAAAAGGCAAAGGGCCCGAGTTGGTGAATCCATCTGATGGAAACCCGAAATTAGACGCGAAACTACGGGCACCTGGCAAAGACTtcaaggggagagggagatcTTTGGAACCTTCGATGCGCTCATCATCTGAATTCGACATGCGCGGACGGCCACGAGCAGTCAACTGGATCCGTGACTTTATACCCAACGATATCACCGACTCCAGAGTGCTATCTTTCAGTTACTCATCACCTACGTTTGTCAAGAAGACCGGAAGTTGGGCGGAATATGTGGAAAACGCAGCAAAAGCCCTCCTGGAACGCATTGTAGGCTCAAGACAGCTATTCTTCCAGCGAGGGGTCCCAATAGTTTTCATTGGGTCAGGCTTCGGCGGTATCGTCATTCAAAAGGCGATTGCCCTAGCTGCCAAACACAACGACACCGCTTCGTTATCTTTGGATGACATCTTCCAGGTTATCTTTCTGGATACATCCTTCCCAGAGCCCGATGAGCCTCAGACCCCGGACAGGTTCAAGAGCTGGTTTCCCAAAAACACAAACGTCAGGATGTCCCGTATCCTCCTAGAGATCGAAACCCGCGACAAGGAGtcggagctggtggaggatgtttgGAATGAATACCAGGGATCTCAAAAGGAGTTGGCTCGTGGATTGGAGACAACTTGGCTGTACTCACAAGCTCGCGTCCAACAGGGTGATCCTGATAATATGTCACTGTGCAAG GACGAGGACGAATACCGCGCTTCGATCAACGGTGTCACCTTCACGTCAGTTGCCATATATCGACATCGGCGACTGGCACGGATGGGCGATACGCAAGATTACATCTACCAGACTATTCTTGCCAAGATGCAATCAGCAATTCTCTACCAGGCTATCAAGTCCCGGAATGTCGAACTCGTCGAAAACATCCTGGACAGCAAGCCACGCTTGATATACAAGACGGAAAGTGGGCGTAATCCACTGCACATTGCATGCTTGATGGAACCTCCAAGCGATACAATTGTGACGCTCCTGATCAACGAGAGACCCAATGATACCACCGAGCCTGACGACGGAGGTTCAACTCCACTGCACCACGCGGTCTTCAAGGCATGGTACAACGAGCCAGAAGAAGGCAGGGAACGGTCAGAGTACAGCGGCGTCATTCGTTACTTGATGCGCAACATGCAACGAGAAGATCTCGACCTTCATGATAACGAGGGCCGCTCGCCTTGGGACTGGATCTGCGAAGACAGCACGGAATACTCTTGCGGCTGCAACGGATCCGAGTGTGCTGCGACTTGGATTCGCGAGTTGAGAGAGAACCTGGAACCCATCAGAGGCCCTGCAATCACTCAAGATTATGACTTGCCCACAGAGCCCACACCTCCGACGCCTGACTCTTCACAATACATCGCTAGCTTCGTTGCAGAAGGGACTGTTAGCGAGTTCTACCATACGACTAATAAGAAGACAAAACGAGTGGAGGAACAGATCAATCTCAAGACGACAAGCGTTTATGACATGGTTTATGATGCCAACAAGCGCTGTGCTCGGACTCTTGAATCGTCCCgaaggaaggggaaagaCAAGGATTTCCGTTGCAGATGGATTTTACTGCCCGCAAACAATGCAAGTTCGCTTCTCACCCCCCCGTAG
- a CDS encoding hypothetical protein (EggNog:ENOG502SX2D) produces the protein MNPRAKKYQFTRFSVDSSEVSESPENHSSRLQTVVEEPSGSSDSIAGSTSRPPLQPAKRSSQNLSSITWAMLPPVNLEHAGGDKTLALFMPYLAYESHDGRKKMAAMINRVNDNRTNASLSRRESALIEGYIHAHDVLPLHCRRTLDQYSYYMLETTERRDKDQVVYRWATKHGKPKNTAPILMVDQLWLWVLPDGTVITCMPNTQKPSEQYNIKKLLSREIETNKARQAIQSPDSLVEMILKICLNIMTRQGPGGVKLQEAFQSSINTIAEDEAVKMKKLLKTVDKLANAKDPFKYTSDIDSFSRISDESRQLVEIIDIQDELGIIKSILTTQLKVLEEFQGHLRPRKRSGDTKEHYDEDGDQHDGVHKKSHHGTGLKNARVVDEAIRIVEDNLIRVQEMDESAKRVEAELKQLLQFKQQQASGWDTRYAMKLSEQGSRQNTIMVVFTIVTVIFLPLSFIASFFTIGIVEFPKNEETGEVDWPVNEVSKYLFPISVGVSAVILLGIGIVFYRMASKAKRRMDSAQRPPPSKWQALKQSQTRTYSHKHKHKHKQDDDDSYLSDCTSDISDGYSTRRRRNDDDSSDEESDDLSIDDDNDYAPIFRRFRFHTHVPGLRKLWLWKLYPVSQPPAHHHLSKAQEDFEWDYPLRRWRDVTREKMAVYVASWKVNQLQRKGHGSRHNHPDEDECFSEDERHRSQTEELEHRERVDERKDWLRGWLGLSWGRRKGRESGDEPEDDGDEDGAAHSMRSEKGLGRLFRRRGNREERWDEEMGTARPA, from the exons ATGAACCCGAGAGCCAAGAAGTACCAATTCACGAGATTT AGTGTAGATTCATCCGAGGTTTCAGAATCACCGGAAAATCACTCTAGCCGCTTGCAGACAGTGGTAGAAGAGCCGTCCGGGTCTTCAGACAGCATAGCCGGGTCAACCTCTCGGCCACCGTTGCAGCCCGCAAAGCGTTCGAGCCAGAATCTGTCCAGCATAACATGGGCGATGTTGCCCCCCGTCAATCTCGAGCACGCCGGTGGTGACAAAACGCTCGCGCTTTTT ATGCCATACCTTGCCTACGAGAGCCACGATGGTCGCAAAAAGATGGCGGCCATGATCAATCGCGTGAACGACAATCGAACCAACGCGTCCCTGAGCCGCAGGGAGTCGGCATTGATCGAGGGGTACATCCATGCTCACGATGTTCTACCACTACATTGCCGGCGCACATTGGATCAGTACTCTTACTACATGCTCGAAACTACAGAGCGGAGAGACAAAGACCAGGTCGTGTACCGATGGGCCACCAAGCACGGGAAGCCCAAGAACACAGCTCCTATTCTGATGGTCGACCAGCTGTGGCTATGGGTATTGCCCGATG GGACTGTAATTACCTGCATGCCGAACACCCAAAAGCCTTCCGAGCAGTACAACATCAAGAAACTCCTGAGCCGGGAGATAGAGACAAACAAGGCGCGACAAGCAATCCAATCGCCCGACAGCCTTGTCGAAATGATTCTCAAGATATGTCTGAACATTATGACAAGGCAAGGCCCTGGTGGTGTCAAGCTGCAGGAGGCCTTCCAAtcctccatcaacaccatt GCTGAAGATGAAGCTGTcaagatgaagaagctcCTCAAGACCGTCGACAAGCTCGCTAATGCCAAAGACCCCTTCAAATACACATCCGACATTGACAGCTTCTCACGGATATCAGACGAATCCCGGCAGCTTGTGGAAATTATCGATATCCAGGATGAGCTTGGCATCATCAAGTCCATTCTTACCACACAGCTCAAGGTTCTGGAGGAATTCCAGGGTCACCTTCGGCCTCGGAAACGGTCAGGTGATACCAAGGAGCACTATGACGAAGATGGAGACCAACATGACGGAGTCCACAAAAAGAGCCATCACGGAACTGGGCTTAAGAACGCCAGGGTGGTCGATGAAGCCATTCGAATCGTGGAAGACAACCTCATCCGAGTTCAAGAGATGGACGAGTCTGCCAAACGAGTCGAGGCTGAG TTGAAACAATTGTTGCAATTCAAGCAACAACAGGCATCCGGTTGGGATACACGATATGCAATGAAGCTCTCAGAACAGGGCTCGCGGCAAAATACT ATCATGGTGGTGTTCACCATCGTCACAGTCATCTTT CTGCCGTTGTCCTTCATTGCAAGCTTTTTTACCATCGGCATTGTAGAGTTCCCCAAGAACGAGGAAACCGGCGAGGTTGACTGGCCGGTCAACGAAGTGTCAAAATATCTGT TTCCCATCTCCGTTGGTGTTTCTGCTGTCAttctcctcggcatcggcatcgtGTTCTACCGCATGGCGAGCAAAGCCAAGAGGCGCATGGACAGCGCGCaacggccaccaccaagcaaatGGCAAGCTCTAAAGCAATCCCAAACCAGAACGTACAGCCACAAGCACAAGCACAAGCACAAGCaagacgatgacgactcGTATCTCTCGGACTGCACTTCGGACATTTCCGACGGGTACAGCACTCGGCGGCGTCGCAACGACGACGATTCGAGCGACGAGGAATCAGACGACTTGAgcatcgacgacgacaacgactaCGCCCCGATCTTTCGCCGCTTTCGGTTCCATACGCATGTCCCTGGCTTGCGCAAGCTCTGGCTGTGGAAGTTGTATCCTGTCTCGCAACCTCCGGCTCATCATCATTTGAGCAAGGCTCAGGAGGACTTTGAGTGGGATTATcctttgaggaggtggagagatGTTacgagggagaagatggcggTTTATGTTGCGTCGTGGAAGGTTAATCAGCTGCAAAGGAAGGGACATGGATCGAGGCATAATCACCCGGATGAGGATGAGTGCTTTTCGGAGGATGAGAGGCATAGGAGCCAgacggaggagttggaacatcgggagagggttgatgagaggaaggattggttgagggggtggttgggactgtcgtgggggaggaggaaggggagggagagtggGGATGAGCctgaggatgatggtgatgaggatggtgcaGCGCACAGCATGAGGAGTGAGAagggtttggggaggttatttaggaggaggggtaatcgggaggagaggtgggatgaggagatgggcACGGCGAGACCGGCGTGA
- a CDS encoding hypothetical protein (EggNog:ENOG503P6HN): MATFPDTTPRPTGHQTETSPSILPRQFFSVILIILLYTTASPFTPISWALGSDTLHFSGTYFLDRIFSGLVLFSAFYFQWRIASLRASVPVTLPLGGSTTVVRNGRLETGHSSSADLFLYKTGDYWHFALAEAGVLLLGEFAGSENLRRVVVCAVVAGVWLVGWAATPRSVKDWMWEQARAYLFVLVWMS, from the coding sequence ATGGCAACATTCCcagacaccaccccccggcCAACGGGCCACCAGACCGAGacttccccctccatcctcccccgccaaTTCTTTTCCGTCATCTTGATCATCCTCCTctacaccaccgcctcccccttcacccccatctcctggGCTTTGGGCAGCGACACCCTCCACTTTTCGGGCACGTATTTCCTCGACAGGATCTTCTCCGGCCTGGTtctcttctccgccttctaCTTCCAATGGCGCATCGCCTCCCTCCGCGCCAGCGTGCCAGTCACCCTGCCTCTAGGCGGGTCAACCACCGTCGTCCGCAATGGTCGCCTCGAGACCGGCCACAGCAGTAGCGCAGACTTGTTCCTGTACAAGACAGGCGACTACTGGCATTTCGCCCTCGCCGAAGCGGGGGTTTTGCTTTTGGGAGAGTTCGCCGGCAGTGAGAacttgaggagggtggtggtttgtgctgtggtggcgggggtttggttggtcGGTTGGGCTGCTACGCCTAGGAGCGTGAAGGACTGGATGTGGGAGCAGGCAAGGGCTTATTTGTTTGTGTTGGTTTGGATGAGTtga